A genome region from Natranaeroarchaeum sulfidigenes includes the following:
- a CDS encoding phosphate signaling complex PhoU family protein yields the protein METRKVQRLGPSTLAMTLPAEWASAHDVEKGDEVSLRMSGKGTLTVLSESANTDDSEAIIRADDLDADAVERAIVAQYVLGRRVIRIDQTEGALSSDHINAVYRAETQLMGLGVIEETPESIAIRCSVDPEDFTLDNLLERLESTGSTMRGEAVKALAHGNPDLAQRALNRERQANKIFVLLLRLIFTSYQNPNLARAVGLSDGFPLIGYRSIAKNLELTADNAEDIAEIVMETDDHSLHVDSDTVRRIREFTDDVDELTKLAVESAVERDYDKTIEARKRFHEIGDREQEILSDLPEMDNEDLLQVREVLVSLKQTAEHAMRNAEIAANLALNEESEHTTIK from the coding sequence ATGGAAACACGAAAAGTCCAGCGGCTCGGGCCGTCCACGCTCGCGATGACCCTGCCCGCCGAGTGGGCGTCCGCCCACGACGTCGAGAAGGGTGACGAGGTGTCCCTGCGGATGAGCGGGAAAGGAACGTTGACAGTGCTCTCGGAGTCGGCGAATACCGACGACTCGGAGGCGATCATCAGAGCCGACGATCTCGACGCCGACGCCGTCGAACGCGCGATCGTGGCCCAGTACGTACTCGGCCGACGCGTCATCCGGATCGATCAGACCGAGGGCGCGCTGTCGAGCGACCACATCAACGCCGTGTATCGTGCCGAAACGCAGCTGATGGGCCTTGGCGTGATCGAGGAAACGCCCGAGAGTATCGCGATCCGGTGTTCGGTCGATCCCGAGGACTTCACGCTCGATAACCTGCTGGAACGGCTCGAATCGACCGGCTCGACCATGCGCGGTGAGGCCGTGAAGGCGCTCGCTCATGGCAACCCGGACCTCGCCCAGCGTGCGCTGAACCGCGAGCGGCAGGCGAACAAGATCTTCGTCCTCCTCCTTCGCCTGATCTTCACCTCGTATCAGAACCCCAACCTTGCCAGGGCCGTTGGCCTCAGTGATGGCTTCCCGCTGATCGGCTACCGGTCGATCGCGAAGAACCTCGAACTGACCGCGGACAACGCCGAGGACATCGCGGAGATCGTCATGGAGACCGACGACCACTCGCTGCACGTTGACAGCGATACCGTCCGGCGGATCCGCGAGTTCACCGACGACGTCGACGAGCTAACCAAACTCGCCGTCGAAAGCGCGGTCGAACGCGATTACGACAAGACGATCGAGGCACGCAAGCGCTTCCACGAGATCGGCGACCGCGAACAGGAGATCCTCTCCGACCTTCCCGAGATGGACAACGAGGACCTCCTGCAGGTCCGGGAAGTGCTCGTCAGTCTGAAACAGACCGCCGAACACGCGATGCGAAACGCCGAGATCGCAGCGAACCTCGCGCTCAACGAGGAGTCCGAGCACACGACGATCAAATAG
- a CDS encoding LEA type 2 family protein yields MSLGALKAIFLGSKLKIAGVVLVGFVGTVGLAAGLGVIGVPGIAEVNNQFGAVDDSTTEIETELIIDNPNPVGISFGDATVAYTVSMNDVELAEGEREGVEVGTGNTTVDLTTEMDNQAIPPWWASHIDRGERSEMVVDTDITHDRFSRTASYQYDREVETDLIDEFDSEEPQPVSPDDDAELGLLTEVSDPLFYINETSGEWGDVSEKATPMELDFVAYNPQPVPLTVTQLEYEITMNDVVVGGGSTEREYVIAPDAEETVETVTAIDNDSLDEWWVTHLENEQTTELEMQFWLTVEVGGETFRVPVEALDHEETIETDIFGSEE; encoded by the coding sequence ATGTCACTCGGCGCGCTCAAAGCAATCTTCCTCGGCAGCAAGCTGAAAATAGCGGGAGTCGTGCTGGTGGGCTTCGTCGGAACAGTCGGTCTCGCAGCGGGACTGGGAGTCATCGGTGTCCCCGGAATCGCCGAGGTAAACAACCAGTTCGGCGCGGTCGACGACTCGACCACGGAGATCGAAACGGAGCTGATAATCGACAACCCGAACCCGGTCGGAATCAGCTTCGGCGACGCGACGGTCGCGTACACCGTCTCGATGAACGACGTCGAACTCGCAGAAGGCGAGCGCGAGGGCGTCGAGGTCGGAACCGGGAACACGACCGTCGATCTGACGACGGAGATGGACAACCAGGCGATTCCGCCGTGGTGGGCGAGCCACATCGACCGTGGCGAGCGAAGCGAGATGGTCGTCGACACCGATATCACCCACGACCGGTTCAGCCGCACCGCGTCGTATCAGTACGATCGGGAAGTCGAAACTGATCTGATCGACGAGTTCGACTCCGAGGAACCCCAGCCGGTGAGCCCGGACGACGACGCGGAACTGGGACTGCTCACGGAGGTCTCCGATCCCCTGTTCTATATCAACGAGACGAGCGGTGAGTGGGGCGACGTCTCCGAGAAGGCGACGCCGATGGAGCTCGATTTTGTCGCGTACAACCCCCAGCCCGTACCTCTGACCGTCACACAGCTAGAGTATGAGATCACGATGAACGACGTGGTGGTCGGGGGTGGCTCGACAGAGCGCGAGTACGTCATTGCACCCGACGCCGAGGAGACCGTCGAGACAGTCACCGCGATCGACAACGACAGCCTCGACGAGTGGTGGGTGACACATCTGGAGAACGAACAGACGACCGAGCTGGAGATGCAGTTCTGGCTCACCGTCGAGGTGGGCGGGGAGACGTTCCGGGTGCCCGTGGAAGCGCTCGATCACGAGGAGACCATCGAAACGGATATTTTCGGCAGCGAGGAGTAG
- a CDS encoding DUF7525 family protein yields MTTQSAQPTDKGTGYAVLFGVLATISAAVMYVGATSLAPQMVGAVGFASVLVFGALAILALHVYS; encoded by the coding sequence ATGACTACACAGTCGGCCCAGCCGACGGACAAGGGAACCGGATATGCGGTACTGTTCGGCGTGCTCGCAACGATCAGCGCAGCAGTGATGTACGTCGGAGCGACCTCGCTCGCTCCCCAGATGGTCGGGGCTGTCGGGTTCGCCTCGGTACTCGTTTTCGGCGCGCTGGCGATCCTCGCGCTTCACGTCTACAGCTAG
- a CDS encoding DUF7123 family protein yields MTEYTEEERRIVAYLRESASGGEGYFRAKEVAESLGLTAKQVGARLPTLAEKADEVDIEKWGRSRSTTWKVTLS; encoded by the coding sequence ATGACCGAATATACGGAGGAAGAGCGACGTATCGTCGCATACTTGCGGGAGAGCGCCTCCGGAGGAGAGGGGTATTTTCGAGCGAAAGAGGTCGCTGAATCGCTAGGACTGACGGCAAAACAGGTCGGTGCACGGCTTCCCACGCTGGCCGAAAAGGCAGATGAGGTAGACATCGAGAAGTGGGGACGCTCGCGCTCGACGACGTGGAAAGTGACGCTCAGTTAA